One region of Drosophila teissieri strain GT53w chromosome 2L, Prin_Dtei_1.1, whole genome shotgun sequence genomic DNA includes:
- the LOC122626233 gene encoding electron transfer flavoprotein-ubiquinone oxidoreductase, mitochondrial, translating to MSALLKMHSVRRLFSPSLARSISDVAKFPRITTHYTLNPREKDERWTEVDMERCIEEVDLVIVGGGPAGMSAAIRAKQLAAEKDQEIRVCVVEKAAEVGGHILSGAVIDPISLNELIPDWQEQGAPLNTPVTKDTFSFLTGSGRISIPVFKGWPMDNHGNYVVRLGHLVKWLGDQAEALGVEIYPGCAASEVLFHEDGSVKGIATNDVGIAKSGAPKDTFARGMELHAKTTIFAEGCRGHLTKQIMQKFGLNEGSEPQAYGIGLKEVWEISPEKHQPGLVEHTIGWPLDRFTYGGSFLYHLNEPTPTIAVGFVVGLNYKNPWLSPFQEFQRFKTHPKVRHVFEGATRIAYGARAINEGGFQSLPQKLSFPGGCLVGCSAGFLNVPRIKGSHYAMKSGMLAAESAFEAINADAQSTAGVEPTGYAEKIKNSFVWKDLYSVRNVHPSFHNPLGLYGGLVLSGFSIFMGGREPWTLKHGPQDHESLQPASSCQPIVYPKPDGKISFDLLSSVALTGTNHEGDQPAHLTLKDDRIPVEHNLALYEGPEQRFCPAGVYEYVPNEEGGNMKLQINAQNCIHCKTCDIKDPKQNINWVVPEGGGGPAYNGM from the exons ATGTCGGCACTCTTGAAAATGCACAGCG TCCGGAGACTCTTCAGCCCCTCCCTTGCTCGCAGCATCTCCGATGTGGCCAAATTTCCCAGGATCACCACCCACTATACGCTGAATCCCCGCGAAAAGGATGAGCGCTGGACGGAAGTGGACATGGAGCGCTGCATCGAGGAGGTGGATCTGGTGATCGTGGGTGGCGGACCGGCTGGCATGTCGGCGGCTATTCGGGCGAAGCAACTGGCGGCGGAAAAGGATCAG GAAATTCGCGTCTGCGTGGTGGAAAAGGCCGCCGAAGTTGGCGGACACATTCTCTCCGGCGCCGTCATAGATCCAATCTCGTTGAACGAGCTTATCCCGGACTGGCAGGAGCAGGGAGCCCCGCTTAACACACCCGTGACCAAGGACACCTTCTCCTTCCTCACCGGATCCGGCCGCATCTCCATTCCGGTCTTCAAGGGCTGGCCCATGGACAACCATGGCAACTACGTAGTTCGCTTGGGCCACCTGGTCAAGTGGCTTGGGGATCAGGCGGAAGCCCTGGGCGTGGAGATCTATCCCGGCTGTGCTGCTTCCGAGGTGCTATTTCACGAGGATGGCAGTGTCAAGGGCATTGCCACCAACGACGTAGGCATTGCCAAGAGCGGTGCTCCCAAAGACACCTTTGCACGTGGCATGGAACTGCACGCCAAGACTACAATCTTTGCCGAAGGCTGCCGTGGACACCTGACCAAGCAGATTATGCAGAAGTTCGGACTGAACGAGGGCAGCGAACCTCAAGCCTACGGAATCGGTCTAAAAGAGGTCTGGGAGATTTCCCCCGAGAAGCATCA ACCTGGTTTGGTGGAGCACACCATTGGCTGGCCTCTGGACCGCTTCACATATGGCGGTTCCTTCTTGTACCATTTGAACGAGCCCACACCCACCATCGCAGTTGGCTTTGTGGTCGGCTTGAACTACAAGAACCCCTGGCTCAGTCCCTTCCAAGAGTTCCAGCGGTTCAAGACGCATCCCAAGGTGCGACACGTCTTCGAGGGAGCCACTCGAATTGCCTATGGGGCACGTGCCATCAATGAGGGTGGCTTCCAAAGCCTGCCCCAGAAGCTATCCTTTCCGGGAGGTTGCCTTGTGGGCTGCAGTGCTGGCTTCTTGAATGTCCCTCGCATCAAGGGCTCCCATTACGCGATGAAGAGCGGCATGCTGGCGGCGGAGAGTGCCTTTGAAGCCATCAATGCGGACGCACAATCGACGGCTGGTGTTGAACCCACGGGCTATGCGGAGAA AATCAAGAACTCCTTTGTATGGAAGGATCTGTACAGCGTGCGAAATGTCCACCCATCTTTCCACAATCCTTTGGGCCTGTACGGTGGCCTTGTGCTCAGTGGCTTCTCCATTTTCATGGGCGGTCGGGAACCCTGGACCCTAAAACACGGTCCCCAGGATCACGAGTCCCTGCAGCCGGCCAGTTCCTGCCAGCCCATCGTTTACCCCAAGCCCGATGGCAAGATCTCCTTCGATCTGCTGTCTTCGGTGGCACTCACGGGCACAAACCACGAAGGCGACCAGCCCGCCCATCTTACCCTCAAGGACGACCGCATCCCCGTGGAACATAATTTGGCGCTGTACGAGGGACCCGAGCAAAGATTCTGCCCCGCCGGAGTGTACGAGTACGTGCCCAACGAGGAGGGCGGCAACATGAAGCTGCAAATTAACGCTCAGAACTGCATCCACTGCAAGACCTGTGATATCAAGGACCCCAAGCAGAACATCAACTGGGTGGTGCCCGAGGGAGGTGGTGGTCCCGCCTACAACGGCATGTGA
- the LOC122625475 gene encoding FMRFamide-related peptides, with the protein MGIALMFLLALYQMQSAIHSEIIDAPNYAGNSLQDTDSEASSPQDNDLVDALLGNDQTERAELEFRHPISVIGIDYSKNAVVLHFQKHGRKPRYKYDPELEAKRRSVQDNFMHFGKRQAEQLPPEGSYGGSDELEGMSKRAGMDRYGRDPKQDFMRFGRDPKQDFMRFGRDPKQDFMRFGRDPKQDFMRFGRDPKQDFMRFGRTPSEDFMRFGRSPAEDFMRFGRSDNFMRFGRSPHEELRSPKQDFMRFGRPDNFMRFGRSAPQDFVRSGKMDSNFIRFGKRVKPASPESKQTKANQGNPGERSPVDKAMTELFKKQELQDQQVKSGGQATTTEDGSVEQDQFFGQ; encoded by the coding sequence ATCCACAGCGAGATCATCGATGCGCCCAACTATGCGGGCAACTCGTTGCAGGACACTGACTCCGAGGCGAGTTCTCCGCAGGACAACGACCTGGTAGATGCACTGCTCGGCAACGATCAAACCGAGAGGGCGGAGCTGGAGTTCCGGCACCCAATATCCGTGATTGGCATCGACTACTCGAAGAACGCAGTGGTTCTGCACTTCCAGAAACACGGCCGGAAACCGCGCTACAAGTACGATCCCGAACTGGAGGCCAAGCGAAGGTCCGTGCAGGACAACTTCATGCACTTCGGAAAGAGGCAGGCGGAGCAGTTGCCTCCGGAGGGCAGCTATGGCGGATCGGACGAACTGGAGGGCATGTCCAAACGGGCAGGCATGGATCGATATGGCAGAGATCCCAAGCAGGACTTTATGCGGTTCGGTCGGGATCCGAAACAGGACTTCATGAGGTTTGGCAGGGATCCTAAGCAGGACTTCATGAGATTCGGTCGAGATCCCAAGCAGGATTTCATGAGATTCGGTCGAGATCCCAAGCAGGATTTCATGAGGTTTGGCCGCACTCCTTCTGAGGATTTCATGAGGTTTGGACGCTCTCCGGCGGAGGACTTCATGCGGTTCGGACGCTCCGACAATTTCATGCGCTTCGGACGCAGTCCGCACGAGGAGCTTCGCAGTCCCAAACAGGATTTCATGCGATTCGGTCGCCCGGACAACTTCATGCGCTTCGGGCGCTCTGCTCCGCAGGACTTCGTGCGATCCGGGAAGATGGACTCAAACTTCATTCGCTTCGGTAAGAGAGTAAAGCCGGCGTCTCCCGAGTCCAAGCAAACCAAGGCCAACCAAGGCAATCCAGGCGAACGCAGTCCAGTGGACAAGGCCATGACGGAGCTGTTCAAGAAACAGGAGCTGCAGGATCAGCAGGTGAAGAGCGGCGGACAGGCGACCACCACGGAGGATGGGAGTGTGGAACAGGATCAGTTCTTCGGCCAGTGA